A stretch of DNA from Synechococcus sp. JA-3-3Ab:
ATAATCCCACCTCTAGCCTGACTTTTTTCCAGTTTGGCAAAGCAGCTTCTTTTCCAGAGCTCGGCCTTTGCACCCAAAAGGGAAGGGACAGTTTCCCTAGGCAAACACCACCGTTTTGTTGCAGTACACCAGGACGCGATTTTCTAGGTGATAGCGCACGGCCCGGGCCAAGACTAGGCGCTCCACGTCGCGGCCCTTGCGGATGAGGTCAGCTACCGTGTCGCGGTGACTCACCCGCACTACGTCCTGCTCGATGATTGGCCCTTCATCCAGCTCCTCGGTGGCGTAGTGGGCGGTGGCGCCGATGATCTTGACGCCCCGCTGGTGGGCACGCTGGTAGGGGTTAGCACCGGCAAAAGCAGGCAGCGTAGAGTGGTGAATGTTGATCACCGGGGGCGCCTGGCGGAGCAGCCACCCACTCAAGACCTGCATGTATTTGGCCAGCACCACTAAGTCAATCCGATATTCCTGCAGCAAGGCAAGTTGTCGGGCCTCTGCCTCGGCTCTGTTTTCTGGAGAAACGGGGATGTGGTAGTAGTCGATGCCAAAAGAGCGGGCCAGCGGCTCCAAGTCGGGGTGGTTGCTGATGATCAGAGGGATCTCCGCCGGCAGCTCCCCAGCCCTCTGCCGCCAGATGAGATCCAACAGACAGTGGGGTTGCTTGCTAACCCACACCGCAATGCGCCGGCGCGTATCGGAAAAATGCAGCTCCCAGTTGGCCTGGATCCCGCGGGCAATGCCGGAGAAGGCAGGAACAATCTCCGACCGTTCTAGCCGAAAGCCTTCTAAATCCCACTCGATGCGGCTTAGGAACAACCCTGCCTCGAGATCCGTGTGGTGGTCAGCGTGAAGAATGTTGCCGTCGTAGCTGTAGATGAAGTTGGAGAGCTTGGCTACCAGGCCTTTTTGATCGGGACAGGACACCAGTAGGGTGGCCGTGGGCATAGAAGTGCAAAGAGCTCGCCCCTTTACCCTAGGACTTGGATTGGTCTGAGGGCAAGCGCCCCTGGCCAGGGGGTTTCAGTCTTGAGCTCTTGCAACAACCCAGAACCCCCCGGCTGGCTGTCCCAACGCCTGAAGTTGATGGGAATTACATCACCGCTGAGGAGTCGGTGAGGGACAGCTCCTGAGAATAACTCGAGGGGTTTTGGCCGTGCTGCTGCAGCCAGGCTTTTGCATTCGCCAGGGCATAGTTAGGTAGGATTGTCCTTATGCCGAGACAGAGCGGGTCGAAGCGGGGCATTGGCTAGGCAGCATCCACGCTTGAAGATCCCTCGGAGAGGGATGCGGCGGCCCTGGGCTCTGCCTCCACAACCGGCTTTGTGGGCATATCGGCTGTGGCAACTGGGTCGGTTTTGAGCGGAGCTGCAGGGGCTGTCTGGGGACTAGAGGCGCGGGCGGCTCTTTCTAGCTCCTGGGCTTCCTGGTTTAACTGAGCCTCAAACTCTCTGGCAGCATCCTGTAAGCTGCGCAAGGTTTTGGCTAGGGCACGACCAATCTCTGGCAGCTTGCGTGGCCCAAACACTAGGAGAGCCACTGCAAAGATAACCAGCATTTCCGGCAGTCCGACGCCCAAGAAATTCATAAGCCCGGGGAGTGCTTTGTTTCCCTAGCCTGACATCTTCTTGCCCTTGTCCGCAAGCGCTTTTCTCCCTCCAAGGCTTGCCTCTGCTGCAGCAAACTGCCGCTGCCGTCTTGGCTGGGCTACCAGGTCAGCCCCTTTCCGGCCGCCCAAGCCCAGGGGAGGGGAATGATAAAATTGGGTATACCCGTTCTATTGGCCTAGGCTTCCCATGCTCCAAGCCCTACAGAAGCTTCTCGGGGATCCCAACGAGCGCAAGATCCGCAAGTACCTGCCTGTTGTCAAGCTGATCAACTCGCTGGAGATTGAGATCGCCTCCCTTTCGGATGCGGAGCTCAGGGCCAAGACCACCGAGTTTCGCCAGCGCTTGGATAGAGGGGAGTCCCTCGACGATCTCCTGCCCGAGGCTTTTGCAGTGGTGCGGGAAGCGGCCAAGCGGGTTCTCAACTTGCGCCACTACGATGTGCAGCTCATTGGCGGCATGGTGCTGCACGAGGGCCAGATTGCCGAGATGAAAACTGGCGAAGGGAAAACCCTGGTCGCCACCTTGCCTGCCTATCTCAACGGCCTGACCGGGAAAGGGGTTCACATCGTTACTGTCAACGGCTACTTGGCCCGGCGGGACTCGGAGTGGATGGGGCAGGTGCACCGCTTCCTGGGCCTGACCGTCGGCCTGGTGCAAGAGGGCATGTCCACCGACGAGAAGCGGCGCAGCTACCACTGCGACATCACCTACTGCACCAACAGCGAGCTGGGCTTCGACTACCTGCGGGACAACATGGCCACCGACATCAAAGAGGTGATGCAGCGGCCCTTTAACTACTGCATCATCGACGAGGTGGACTCCATCCTCATCGACGAGGCCCGCACTCCCCTGATCATCTCCGGCCAGATGGCCCGCCCCTCCGAAAAATACCTCAAGGCGGCTCAGGTGGCGCGGGAGCTGATCCGGGACGAGCACTACGAGGTGGACGAAAAAGCCCGCAACGTCATCCTCACCGACGAAGGGTTTGAGGCGGCGGAGCGGCTGCTGGGGGTCTCCGACCTGTTCGATCCCAAGGATCCCTGGGCGCACTTTGTCTTTAATGCAGTGAAGGCCAAGGAGCTCTTCATCCGGGATGTCCACTACATCGTCCGCAACCAAGAGGTGGTGATCGTGGACGAGTTCACCGGGCGGGTGCTCCCCGGTCGCCGCTGGTCGGACGGGCTGCACCAGGCGGTGGAGGCCAAGGAGGGGGTGCCGATTCAAAACGAGAGCCAAACCCTGGCCACCATCACCTACCAAAACCTCTTCCTGCTCTACCCCAAGCTCTCCGGCATGACAGGCACTGCCCGCACCGAGGAAGCCGAGTTCAGCAAAACCTACAACCTAGAAGTCACGGTGATCCCCACCAACCGGCCCATTCGCCGCAAAGATGCCCCCGATTTGGTGTACAAGACCGAAAACGCCAAGTGGAAAGCGGTCGCCGAGGAGATTGCCCACATGCACGCCCAGGGGCGCCCTGTTTTGGTGGGAACCACCAGCGTGGAGAAATCCGAACGCCTCTCGGCCATGCTCAAGGAAATGGGGATCCCCCACAACCTCCTCAACGCCAAGCCGGAGAACGTGGAGCGGGAGGCGGAAATCATTGCTCAGGCGGGTCGCAAAGGTGCCGTAACCATTGCTACCAACATGGCTGGGCGGGGCACGGACATCATCTTGGGTGGCAACGCGGAATACATGGCCCGCCTCAAGCTGCGGGAACGGCTGATGCCCAAGCTGGTGCAGCTGGATCCCGACAACCCCCTGGGATCGGCCTCCACGACAAGCCGCGGCGGCGGTCAAGGGTTTGGCCCAGCCTCGCCCAAGCCGAAAAAGTCCTGGACGGTGGTCTCTCCCAACTTTTACCCCTGTGAGCTGTCTGCCCGCACCAGCCAGGCTTTGGACGAGGTGGTGGCAGCCGCAGTGGCCAAGTACGGGTTGAACCGTCTGCCGGAGCTGGTGGTGGAAGATCTCATCGCGGTGGCCTCGGAGAAGGCGCCGGTGCAGGATCCTCTGATCTTGCAACTGCGGGAGGTCTACAACAGCATCAAGGCCGAGTACGAAAAGGTCACAGAGGCCGAACACGAGGAGGTGGTGCGGCTGGGGGGCTTGCATGTCATCGGCACGGAGCGCCACGAGTCCCGCCGCATCGACAACCAGTTGCGGGGCCGCGCCGGACGGCAAGGAGACCCTGGCTCCTCGCGCTTTTTCCTCAGCCTAGAAGACAACCTGCTCAAGATCTTCGGTGGCGAGCGGGTGGCCAAGCTGATGGACATGTTCCGGGTAGACGAGGACATGCCCATCGAGCACCCGCTGCTTTCCAGCAGCCTGGAGAACGCGCAGCGCAAGGTGGAAGTGTATTACTTTGACCTGCGCAAACAGGTGTTCGAGTACGACGAGGTAATGAACAACCAGCGGCGGGCCATCTACTCGGAGCGGCGGCGCATCCTGGAAGGGGAGAACCTCAAACCCAAGATCCTCGACTACATGCGCAAGACCGTTGAAGAGATCGTGCGGGCCCACGTCAACCCGGAGCTGCCGCCGGAAGAGTGGGAAATCGACAAGCTGACCGCCAAGATGCAGGAGTTTGTGCCCCTGCTCAAAGAGAACCTCAAGGCCGACGACTTGCGGGATCTCTCCTATCAGGAAATCCTAGACCACCTGATCAAGCAGGCGGAGCTGGCCTACGAGGCCAAAGAGGCTTTCTTGGATACGTTCGAGCCCGGCTTGATGCGGAAGGCGGAGCGCTTTTTCCTGTTGCAGCAGGTGGACACCCTCTGGCGGGAGCACCTGCAGCAGATGGAGGCCTTGCGGGAAGCGGTGGGCCTACGGGGTTATGGGCAACGGGATCCCCTCATCGAATACAAGAACGAGGGCTACGAGCTGTTCCTGGAGATGATGGACAACATCCGCCGCAACACGGTCTACAACCTGTTCGTTTTCACGCCCCAGCTCGTGCAAGTGCCACAGGTGGCACAAGCCGTCCCGGCGCAGGCAGTGGCTGCCAGCCCCGAGACCGGTGGGGTGGTGGAGGCCGATTTCGCCGAGGACTAGGTTTACCCTATCTCCTGGGAACGACACCTCAGCGTAAGGAAAAGCCCCGACAAGGCGGAGCAATAGCCAGAAGGGATCCCCACTATTGGGGAAGCCGCTTCTCGAAATCCAGATCCGGCAAGGGCAGATTGGCCGAGCCGCCTCCTTGGCCGGTGAGCATGGCCAGGCGGCGGGAGACCTCGTCGTCGAGGGCCATTTCGTCCAGTTGGGCGGCAAGTTGCTCGCTGCGATCCTCGGAGAGCTCGCTCAGGGCGCGCGCCTTGAGCTGGCGAGCTTGGATGGCGTTCTTGGCCGCCTCGAATTGGGACTTGGCCGAGTCAATGCTATAGGCGTTGTTAACGCGGGTCATCTGTTCAAGAGCTTTGTTCACCTCGTAGATGTCTTTGAGGTTGCTCAGCTCGCGCTTGTAGAGGGCCAGACGCTCTTTTTCGCGGGCCAGCTTTTGCTTGGCAGCGGTGACGTAGCGCTCTGCTGTTTCCACATTCTCCTTAAGCGGGCCGAGAATCGCTTCAATGCGCAGCGCTTCTGCCATGGCCAGGCGGGCAGCTTCTTGATCCCCCCGTTGGGCGGCCAGGCGGGCTTTGTTCTCCAGGGCCTGGTACTCGCGCACCTTTTGCATGTATTTCTGTTCGGCGCGCTGGTAGGCGGCCACCTGGGTGGCGACGGCTTCGGTGAGGCGTTGCACCGTTTCTTGCATGGCCCGCAGCGATTCTTCTGCCACCATCACCGCCCCTGTGCCGCCCTTGTCCACTGGGATCCCCCACAGCCAGTTCCAAGTGCCGACAATAACGCTGCCGGCCCGCTGCCCGAAAATGCCGTAGATGATCTTGCGCACGCCCATGGCTTGCCCTCCCTATTGCTGCCTTTCACTGTATTCAATTTCCTCTGCAACTGGGAAGCTTGCCAGAAAGGGGCAGGCGGACAAAGTCAAACCCTTGCTCCCCCAAGGCCGGGATCAAACGGCGGACTACCTCGGCTACCTGAGATCCCCCCTGGACGCCGTCGTGGAGCACGATCAGGGAGCCGGGCCGCACTTGGTTGAGCACCCGCTCCACCACCACGGCCACCGGCGGGCAGAGCCAATCCTCCGGCACCACACTCCACATCACCGGTAGATACCCCCAGGAGCGCAAGTCGGTTAGCGTCCGGGGCCAGAAGAGACCGTTGG
This window harbors:
- a CDS encoding TatA/E family twin arginine-targeting protein translocase, whose translation is MNFLGVGLPEMLVIFAVALLVFGPRKLPEIGRALAKTLRSLQDAAREFEAQLNQEAQELERAARASSPQTAPAAPLKTDPVATADMPTKPVVEAEPRAAASLSEGSSSVDAA
- the purU gene encoding formyltetrahydrofolate deformylase — protein: MPTATLLVSCPDQKGLVAKLSNFIYSYDGNILHADHHTDLEAGLFLSRIEWDLEGFRLERSEIVPAFSGIARGIQANWELHFSDTRRRIAVWVSKQPHCLLDLIWRQRAGELPAEIPLIISNHPDLEPLARSFGIDYYHIPVSPENRAEAEARQLALLQEYRIDLVVLAKYMQVLSGWLLRQAPPVINIHHSTLPAFAGANPYQRAHQRGVKIIGATAHYATEELDEGPIIEQDVVRVSHRDTVADLIRKGRDVERLVLARAVRYHLENRVLVYCNKTVVFA
- the secA gene encoding preprotein translocase subunit SecA, which translates into the protein MLQALQKLLGDPNERKIRKYLPVVKLINSLEIEIASLSDAELRAKTTEFRQRLDRGESLDDLLPEAFAVVREAAKRVLNLRHYDVQLIGGMVLHEGQIAEMKTGEGKTLVATLPAYLNGLTGKGVHIVTVNGYLARRDSEWMGQVHRFLGLTVGLVQEGMSTDEKRRSYHCDITYCTNSELGFDYLRDNMATDIKEVMQRPFNYCIIDEVDSILIDEARTPLIISGQMARPSEKYLKAAQVARELIRDEHYEVDEKARNVILTDEGFEAAERLLGVSDLFDPKDPWAHFVFNAVKAKELFIRDVHYIVRNQEVVIVDEFTGRVLPGRRWSDGLHQAVEAKEGVPIQNESQTLATITYQNLFLLYPKLSGMTGTARTEEAEFSKTYNLEVTVIPTNRPIRRKDAPDLVYKTENAKWKAVAEEIAHMHAQGRPVLVGTTSVEKSERLSAMLKEMGIPHNLLNAKPENVEREAEIIAQAGRKGAVTIATNMAGRGTDIILGGNAEYMARLKLRERLMPKLVQLDPDNPLGSASTTSRGGGQGFGPASPKPKKSWTVVSPNFYPCELSARTSQALDEVVAAAVAKYGLNRLPELVVEDLIAVASEKAPVQDPLILQLREVYNSIKAEYEKVTEAEHEEVVRLGGLHVIGTERHESRRIDNQLRGRAGRQGDPGSSRFFLSLEDNLLKIFGGERVAKLMDMFRVDEDMPIEHPLLSSSLENAQRKVEVYYFDLRKQVFEYDEVMNNQRRAIYSERRRILEGENLKPKILDYMRKTVEEIVRAHVNPELPPEEWEIDKLTAKMQEFVPLLKENLKADDLRDLSYQEILDHLIKQAELAYEAKEAFLDTFEPGLMRKAERFFLLQQVDTLWREHLQQMEALREAVGLRGYGQRDPLIEYKNEGYELFLEMMDNIRRNTVYNLFVFTPQLVQVPQVAQAVPAQAVAASPETGGVVEADFAED
- a CDS encoding PspA/IM30 family protein, translated to MGVRKIIYGIFGQRAGSVIVGTWNWLWGIPVDKGGTGAVMVAEESLRAMQETVQRLTEAVATQVAAYQRAEQKYMQKVREYQALENKARLAAQRGDQEAARLAMAEALRIEAILGPLKENVETAERYVTAAKQKLAREKERLALYKRELSNLKDIYEVNKALEQMTRVNNAYSIDSAKSQFEAAKNAIQARQLKARALSELSEDRSEQLAAQLDEMALDDEVSRRLAMLTGQGGGSANLPLPDLDFEKRLPQ